In the genome of Neofelis nebulosa isolate mNeoNeb1 chromosome 6, mNeoNeb1.pri, whole genome shotgun sequence, one region contains:
- the TREM1 gene encoding triggering receptor expressed on myeloid cells 1 isoform X5 — translation MKKAGLWGLLWMVFISELQAENESTEEKFIKEGETLNVNCPFSTEKYSYSQKAWQKLIDGRKPVTLALTTSTSGNPSQVREGRYFLEDIPSEAILHVQMTNLQVEDSGLYRCVIYYLSKEPDVLSPLFHLVVIKDPLSTAASDKNHTWKLQISTFPPTTTRAQGTLVDRPRTVTKLPPKSTADLSSPGFGVNITNVTDVTSYVFRIPSCRRRRETKVTARWRDLDHSLLLKCHALLQPEGLAAETSWKIQ, via the exons ATGAAGAAGGCTGGGCTCTGGGGGCTGCTGTGGATGGTCTTCATCTCAG AACTCCAAGCTGAAAATGaatcaacagaagaaaaatttataaaagaggGGGAGACCCTGAATGTAAATTGTCCCTTCTCCACCGAGAAGTACTCCTACAGCCAGAAAGCTTGGCAGAAGCTGATAGATGGAAGGAAGCCTGTGACGCTGGCCTTAACAACGAGTACTTCAGGCAATCCTAGTCAAGTCCGGGAGGGCAGGTACTTCCTAGAAGACATCCCCAGTGAGGCCATCCTGCACGTCCAAATGACCAATCTTCAAGTGGAGGATTCAGGATTGTATCGGTGTGTGATCTACTACCTTTCCAAAGAGCCGGATGTCCTGTCCCCCCTTTTCCACCTGGTGGTGATCAAGG ATCCTTTAAGCACCGCTGCCTCGGATAAGAATCATACCTGGAAACTGCAGATTTCCACCTTTCCTCCTACCACCACCAGAGCCCAGGGCACTCTTGTTGACAGACCCAGGACTGTGACCAAACTCCCGCCCAAATCAACTGCTGACCTCTCCTCTCCTGGCTTTGGAGTCAACATCACAAATGTGACAGATGTCACCAGCTATGTTTTCAG GATTCCAAGCTGTAGgcgaagaagagaaacaaaagtgacTGCTAGATGGAGAGACCTTGACCACAGCCTGCTCTTAAAGTGTCATGCTCTACTCCAGCCTGAAGGGCTGGCAGCGG
- the TREM1 gene encoding triggering receptor expressed on myeloid cells 1 isoform X4, with translation MKKAGLWGLLWMVFISELQAENESTEEKFIKEGETLNVNCPFSTEKYSYSQKAWQKLIDGRKPVTLALTTSTSGNPSQVREGRYFLEDIPSEAILHVQMTNLQVEDSGLYRCVIYYLSKEPDVLSPLFHLVVIKDPLSTAASDKNHTWKLQISTFPPTTTRAQGTLVDRPRTVTKLPPKSTADLSSPGFGVNITNVTDVTSYVFRIPSCRRRRETKVTARWRDLDHSLLLKCHALLQPEGLAAGRDKCVRPDSE, from the exons ATGAAGAAGGCTGGGCTCTGGGGGCTGCTGTGGATGGTCTTCATCTCAG AACTCCAAGCTGAAAATGaatcaacagaagaaaaatttataaaagaggGGGAGACCCTGAATGTAAATTGTCCCTTCTCCACCGAGAAGTACTCCTACAGCCAGAAAGCTTGGCAGAAGCTGATAGATGGAAGGAAGCCTGTGACGCTGGCCTTAACAACGAGTACTTCAGGCAATCCTAGTCAAGTCCGGGAGGGCAGGTACTTCCTAGAAGACATCCCCAGTGAGGCCATCCTGCACGTCCAAATGACCAATCTTCAAGTGGAGGATTCAGGATTGTATCGGTGTGTGATCTACTACCTTTCCAAAGAGCCGGATGTCCTGTCCCCCCTTTTCCACCTGGTGGTGATCAAGG ATCCTTTAAGCACCGCTGCCTCGGATAAGAATCATACCTGGAAACTGCAGATTTCCACCTTTCCTCCTACCACCACCAGAGCCCAGGGCACTCTTGTTGACAGACCCAGGACTGTGACCAAACTCCCGCCCAAATCAACTGCTGACCTCTCCTCTCCTGGCTTTGGAGTCAACATCACAAATGTGACAGATGTCACCAGCTATGTTTTCAG GATTCCAAGCTGTAGgcgaagaagagaaacaaaagtgacTGCTAGATGGAGAGACCTTGACCACAGCCTGCTCTTAAAGTGTCATGCTCTACTCCAGCCTGAAGGGCTGGCAGCGG
- the TREM1 gene encoding triggering receptor expressed on myeloid cells 1 isoform X6, producing the protein MKKAGLWGLLWMVFISELQAENESTEEKFIKEGETLNVNCPFSTEKYSYSQKAWQKLIDGRKPVTLALTTSTSGNPSQVREGRYFLEDIPSEAILHVQMTNLQVEDSGLYRCVIYYLSKEPDVLSPLFHLVVIKDPLSTAASDKNHTWKLQISTFPPTTTRAQGTLVDRPRTVTKLPPKSTADLSSPGFGVNITNVTDVTSYVFRVSVTSIIIIVLCGVLSKSLVFTVLLAVTQRSFGP; encoded by the exons ATGAAGAAGGCTGGGCTCTGGGGGCTGCTGTGGATGGTCTTCATCTCAG AACTCCAAGCTGAAAATGaatcaacagaagaaaaatttataaaagaggGGGAGACCCTGAATGTAAATTGTCCCTTCTCCACCGAGAAGTACTCCTACAGCCAGAAAGCTTGGCAGAAGCTGATAGATGGAAGGAAGCCTGTGACGCTGGCCTTAACAACGAGTACTTCAGGCAATCCTAGTCAAGTCCGGGAGGGCAGGTACTTCCTAGAAGACATCCCCAGTGAGGCCATCCTGCACGTCCAAATGACCAATCTTCAAGTGGAGGATTCAGGATTGTATCGGTGTGTGATCTACTACCTTTCCAAAGAGCCGGATGTCCTGTCCCCCCTTTTCCACCTGGTGGTGATCAAGG ATCCTTTAAGCACCGCTGCCTCGGATAAGAATCATACCTGGAAACTGCAGATTTCCACCTTTCCTCCTACCACCACCAGAGCCCAGGGCACTCTTGTTGACAGACCCAGGACTGTGACCAAACTCCCGCCCAAATCAACTGCTGACCTCTCCTCTCCTGGCTTTGGAGTCAACATCACAAATGTGACAGATGTCACCAGCTATGTTTTCAG GGTCTCTGTGACCAGCATCATCATTATCGTGTTGTGTGGAGTCCTGAGCAAGAGCCTGGTCTTCACGGTCCTGTTGGCTGTGACACAGAGGTCATTTGGACCCTAG